The genomic segment CGCGGCCGGCCATCGTGCACTTTCAGGCAGCAGGTCGGGCCAGGCCGGCAGCACCACCAGTGCCGCCAGCGCGATCACCAGCGCGGCCACACCGAGGCCGCGCCAGGCGGTCAGGTCGCGCCCGGCCAGCGCCTGCCAGTGTTGGGCCAGGCTGCCATCCAGGCGTTCGACATCGTTCCACAACGGCCAGGTGCGCCAGGCCGCCAGCAGGCCGGCACTGACCAGCACGCTCAGGCCCAGCACCGCGGCCAGGCTGCCGCTATCGCGCAGCGCCGCCAGCGGCCAGGCCAGCAGCAGCGCCAGCAGGACCGGTGCGGCCGCCCACAGCGCCAGCAGCGCGGGCAAATCCTGGCGCGCAACCACCTTCAACGGCAGCAGCGCGCGGCTGCGCCGCCACCACGACACGCCCAGCGCGAACGCAGGCTGCGCCAATGCGGCAAGCAGGGCGCCCGGGACGCCGCCCACGGCAGCGCCCAGCGCCAGCACGGCGCCAACAGTGAAGGCGATCGACAGCGCGCGCGGACGGGAGGGATCAGTCATAGTGCCGCGGCATCAGGCTGGCCACCGACGGCGGCACCTGCAGGTAGAAGCCGCGTTCGCTCATTTCGCTGCGGACCTTGTCCGGGTCGGCCTGGGCCAGGCGGCGCTGGGCATCCAGGGCAACGTCCAGCACGAAAGTGAGCGTCCCCAGCGATTTGAGCAGCGGCGCAGGCAGCGCGCTGAAATCTTCGCGTCGGGGAACGTAGACGTAGGTGTCCGGCTTGAGTTGGCTTTTATAGACGTAGGCGTGCATGTCCGCGGGACAATAACCCGGGAAGAGCCATGATTGTGTCGGAAAGCCGACACCGGGGAAAGCCGTCAGCCGACGATGGCGGCGTGATCGACGGTGTTTCCCCGACGAGGTTCAGCAATGTGGCGACGGCGTTCAGCCTTGGCCCGATGCTCAGTGATAGCCGGCGTCGGCGTGCACCTTGCCGCGGAACACCCGGTAGGACCACGCCGTGTAGCCGAGGATGACCGGCAGCAGGATCACCAGCCCGACCAGGGTGAAGCCCAGCGATGATGCCGGCGCAGCGGCCTGCCACAGGGTCATCGATGGCGGCAGCAGGTACGGCCACATGCCCAGCACCAGGCCGAGGAAGCCGAGCACGAACAGGGCAAGGCTGAGCAGGAACGGCGGCAGGTCACGGCGCGGATGGGTGGCGCTGCGCCACAACGCGGCCGCCACCGCCAGGGTCAGCAGCGGTACCGGCGACAGCCACCAGAAGTTGCCATCGCTGAACCAGCGGTCCATCAGGCGCGACTGCAGGAAAGGCAGCCAGCTGCTGACCAGGCCCATCGCCGCGATCACCGCCACCACCAGCGGCCGGGTCATCTGCCGCGCCAGCGCCTGCACGCGGCCTTCGGTCTTCAGGATCAGCCAGGTACTGCCCAGCAGTGCGTAGCCGGCCACCAGCGCAGCGCCGGTCAACATCGCGAACGGACTGAACCAGGCGAACGGGCCACCGTGATAGACGCCGTCCTGCAGGGGCAGGCCCTGCACCAGCGTGCCGAGGATCACGCCCTGGGCGAAGGTGGCCAGCAGCGAGCCCAGTGCGAACGCCACGCTCCACAACCGGCGTGAGCGATGCGCCTTGAAGCGGAACTCGAAGGCCACGCCGCGGAACACCAGCGCCACCACCAGCAGCAGCACCGGCAGGTACAGCGCCGACAGCAGCACCGCGTACGCCTTGGGGAATGCCGCCAGCAGGCCGGCGCCGCCCAGCACCAGCCAGGTCTCGTTGCCGTCCCAGATCGGTGCGGCGGTGTTCATCATCAGGTCCAGCTGTTCCTCGTCTTCGGCGAACGGGGCGAGGATGCCGATGCCGAGCACGAAGCCATCCAGCACCACATACATCAGCACACCGAAACCGATCACCGCGAACCACGCCACCGGCAGCCAGGTCATCAGGTCCATGTCAGCGATCCTCCAGCGGTTCGTCGGCTGCCGACAGCGGGCGCGCCGGGGTGTGGCTGCCGTGGTCCAGCGATGGCCCTTCGGCATACGGCTGCGGCCCATGGCGCAGGATCTTCACCAGGTACCAGATACCCCAGCCGAACACGAAGGCATAGCCGACCACGTAGACACCCAGCGACAGCGCGGTCATCCACGCGCTCTGCGGGCCGACCGCATCGGCGGTGCGCAGCACGCCATACACCACCCACGGCTGGCGCCCCATTTCGGTGACGAACCAGCCGGACAGCAGTGCGATAAAGCCACTCGGCAACATCCAGTTCCAGCCGCGCAGCAGCCACGGCGAATCCAGCAGCTTCCGGCGCCACAGCTGGAATGCCGAGACCCAGGCCAGCAGCAGCATCAGCGTGCCCAGCCCGACCATGATGCGGAAGGCGAAGAACACCGGCGTCACCGGCGGCCGTTCGCTGGCCGGTACCGACGTGAGCGGATCGAAGC from the Stenotrophomonas maltophilia genome contains:
- a CDS encoding YcgL domain-containing protein, with protein sequence MHAYVYKSQLKPDTYVYVPRREDFSALPAPLLKSLGTLTFVLDVALDAQRRLAQADPDKVRSEMSERGFYLQVPPSVASLMPRHYD
- the cydB gene encoding cytochrome d ubiquinol oxidase subunit II, coding for MDLMTWLPVAWFAVIGFGVLMYVVLDGFVLGIGILAPFAEDEEQLDLMMNTAAPIWDGNETWLVLGGAGLLAAFPKAYAVLLSALYLPVLLLVVALVFRGVAFEFRFKAHRSRRLWSVAFALGSLLATFAQGVILGTLVQGLPLQDGVYHGGPFAWFSPFAMLTGAALVAGYALLGSTWLILKTEGRVQALARQMTRPLVVAVIAAMGLVSSWLPFLQSRLMDRWFSDGNFWWLSPVPLLTLAVAAALWRSATHPRRDLPPFLLSLALFVLGFLGLVLGMWPYLLPPSMTLWQAAAPASSLGFTLVGLVILLPVILGYTAWSYRVFRGKVHADAGYH